In Alkalihalobacillus sp. FSL W8-0930, a single window of DNA contains:
- the trmFO gene encoding FADH(2)-oxidizing methylenetetrahydrofolate--tRNA-(uracil(54)-C(5))-methyltransferase TrmFO: MEQPVITVIGAGLAGSEAAWQIAKEGIQVHLYEMRPVKQTPAHHTDKFAELVCSNSLRGNSLTNAVGVLKEEMRRLDSVIIASADGAAVPAGGALAVDRHDFADAVTQKVRNHPNITVFNEEIDSIPDGPTIIATGPLTSEGLSKSLRELTGEESLYFYDAAAPIIDAETIDRDKVYLKSRYDKGEAAYLNCPMNEEEFNTFYEALISAETVPLKEFEKEIFFEGCMPIEVLAARGPKTMLFGPMKPVGLDDPKTGKRPYAVVQLRQDNSSGTLFNMVGFQTHLKWGPQKEVFRLIPGLEQADFVRYGVMHRNTFLNSPKLLNRTYQFKAREDLFFAGQITGVEGYVESAAAGMIAGINAARLVKGQELLVFPEETILGAMAEYITTEAKKNFQPINANFGLLKPLEERIKSKKERYEQLAERALGTIQNFMKEM; encoded by the coding sequence ATGGAACAACCAGTAATTACGGTTATCGGCGCAGGTTTAGCTGGCAGTGAAGCTGCTTGGCAAATAGCTAAAGAAGGAATACAAGTCCACTTATACGAAATGAGACCAGTGAAACAAACACCGGCTCATCATACAGATAAATTTGCAGAATTGGTTTGTAGTAACTCATTACGAGGAAACTCCTTAACAAATGCTGTTGGCGTTCTAAAAGAAGAAATGAGACGACTTGACTCTGTAATCATTGCATCAGCAGATGGAGCTGCCGTTCCAGCTGGTGGAGCTCTTGCTGTTGATAGACATGATTTTGCAGATGCGGTCACACAAAAAGTACGTAATCACCCAAATATTACAGTATTTAATGAAGAAATAGATTCGATTCCTGATGGACCGACTATTATCGCAACGGGTCCACTCACTTCAGAAGGCTTGTCTAAAAGCCTGCGTGAATTAACGGGGGAAGAATCGTTATACTTCTATGATGCAGCAGCACCGATCATCGATGCAGAAACCATTGATCGCGACAAGGTATATTTAAAAAGTCGTTATGACAAAGGTGAAGCGGCTTACCTTAATTGCCCGATGAACGAAGAGGAATTTAATACATTTTATGAAGCATTAATCTCAGCGGAAACTGTTCCTTTAAAAGAATTCGAAAAAGAGATCTTCTTTGAAGGGTGTATGCCAATTGAAGTGTTGGCGGCTCGCGGTCCAAAGACGATGTTATTTGGTCCAATGAAGCCAGTTGGTTTAGATGATCCTAAGACAGGGAAACGTCCTTATGCAGTTGTTCAATTAAGACAAGACAACTCATCAGGTACATTGTTTAATATGGTAGGCTTCCAAACCCACCTAAAATGGGGACCGCAAAAAGAAGTCTTTCGCTTAATTCCAGGTTTAGAGCAGGCTGACTTTGTTCGTTATGGTGTTATGCATCGTAATACGTTCTTAAATTCACCAAAACTATTGAACCGCACGTATCAATTTAAGGCGAGAGAAGATCTATTTTTCGCTGGTCAAATTACGGGTGTTGAAGGTTATGTAGAATCTGCTGCTGCAGGAATGATTGCAGGTATTAATGCAGCACGCCTTGTAAAAGGACAAGAACTACTTGTGTTTCCTGAGGAAACCATTCTTGGCGCGATGGCTGAATACATTACAACAGAAGCGAAGAAAAACTTCCAGCCAATTAACGCGAACTTTGGTTTGTTAAAGCCACTTGAAGAACGAATCAAGTCAAAAAAAGAACGCTATGAACAGCTTGCTGAGCGAGCATTAGGTACAATTCAGAATTTTATGAAAGAAATGTGA
- the topA gene encoding type I DNA topoisomerase yields MADYLVIVESPAKAKTIGKYLGKKYIVKASMGHVRDLPKSQMGVDVSNDFEPRYITIRGKGPVLKDLKTAAKKVKKVYLAADPDREGEAIAWHLAHSLDIDEHSECRVVFNEITKQAIKDAFKTPRPINMDLVDAQQARRILDRLVGYNISPLLWKKVKKGLSAGRVQSVAVKMIIDREKEIQAFKPEEYWSIPGTFLLNKDEFEAKFYGVDGKKKELGSEQEVKEVLARLKGKNYDVDSVKKKERKRNPVAPFTTSSLQQEAARKLNFRAKKTMMIAQQLYEGIDLGKQGTVGLITYMRTDSTRISDTAKEETKTYIETTYGKEYVAQGARSVKKDQKTQDAHEAIRPTSVNYDPKEMKAYLSRDQLRLYKLIWERLVSSQMAPAIMDTMTVDLNNNGVLFRATGSKVKFPGFMKVYIEGNDDGKKEEDKLLPNLEEGQTVKQKDLDPTQHFTQPPPRYTEARLVKTMEELGIGRPSTYAPTLDTIQRRGYVALSEKRFIPTELGDIVLELIVEFFPEILDVKFTAKMETDLDSIEDGKDQWIKVIDSFYQGFEKRLSVAEEQMKEVEIKDEPAGETCEKCGSEMVYKMGRYGKFMACSNFPDCRNTKAIVKDIGVKCPTCKEGNIVERKSKKRRIFYGCDRYPECEFVSWDKPISRPCPKCSSLLVEKKLKKGVQVQCVSCDYSEKDTN; encoded by the coding sequence ATGGCCGATTATTTAGTAATCGTGGAATCTCCCGCCAAAGCAAAGACCATTGGTAAGTACTTAGGAAAAAAGTATATCGTTAAAGCGTCAATGGGACATGTAAGGGATTTACCAAAAAGTCAAATGGGTGTTGATGTATCCAATGACTTTGAACCAAGGTATATTACGATTCGTGGAAAAGGACCCGTTTTAAAAGATTTAAAGACAGCAGCAAAAAAAGTAAAAAAAGTTTATCTCGCAGCTGACCCCGACAGAGAAGGGGAAGCCATTGCCTGGCATTTGGCTCATAGCTTAGATATAGATGAACATTCTGAATGTCGTGTCGTTTTTAATGAAATTACCAAACAAGCGATAAAAGATGCATTTAAGACACCTCGACCAATAAACATGGACTTAGTAGATGCTCAGCAAGCACGTCGCATCCTCGATCGACTTGTTGGTTATAACATTAGCCCATTACTATGGAAGAAAGTGAAAAAAGGATTAAGTGCGGGAAGAGTTCAATCCGTCGCTGTAAAAATGATCATTGATCGTGAGAAAGAAATTCAAGCGTTTAAACCTGAAGAATACTGGAGTATTCCCGGTACATTTCTTTTAAACAAAGATGAGTTTGAAGCGAAGTTTTACGGAGTGGATGGAAAGAAAAAGGAACTTGGATCGGAACAAGAAGTAAAAGAAGTTCTCGCTCGACTTAAAGGAAAAAACTACGATGTTGATTCCGTTAAGAAAAAGGAACGTAAGCGAAACCCAGTTGCTCCTTTCACAACTTCTTCTTTGCAACAAGAGGCAGCAAGAAAGCTGAACTTTAGAGCAAAGAAAACGATGATGATTGCCCAACAGTTATATGAAGGAATTGACTTAGGCAAGCAGGGTACAGTCGGTTTAATTACGTACATGCGTACAGATTCAACACGTATTTCTGACACAGCTAAAGAAGAAACAAAGACGTATATTGAGACAACATACGGGAAAGAGTACGTAGCTCAAGGTGCACGTAGTGTAAAGAAAGACCAGAAAACTCAAGATGCGCATGAAGCGATTCGACCGACATCTGTTAATTATGACCCTAAAGAAATGAAAGCTTACTTATCTCGAGATCAATTAAGACTATATAAATTAATCTGGGAGCGGCTGGTATCTAGTCAAATGGCTCCAGCGATCATGGATACAATGACTGTAGATCTTAATAACAATGGTGTGTTATTTAGAGCGACTGGTTCTAAGGTGAAATTTCCAGGCTTCATGAAGGTTTATATTGAAGGGAACGACGATGGTAAGAAGGAAGAAGACAAGCTGTTACCTAACCTTGAGGAAGGTCAGACGGTTAAGCAAAAAGATCTTGATCCGACTCAGCACTTTACACAGCCACCACCACGTTATACTGAGGCAAGACTTGTAAAAACGATGGAAGAGCTAGGTATAGGCCGACCTTCAACGTATGCTCCTACCTTAGATACAATCCAACGACGTGGGTATGTAGCGCTTAGTGAAAAACGATTTATACCAACCGAACTTGGTGATATCGTCTTAGAGTTAATCGTAGAATTCTTCCCTGAAATTTTAGATGTGAAATTCACAGCTAAAATGGAAACAGATCTTGACTCCATTGAAGATGGAAAAGATCAATGGATTAAGGTTATTGACAGCTTTTATCAAGGGTTTGAGAAACGATTAAGTGTTGCCGAGGAACAGATGAAGGAAGTTGAAATCAAAGACGAACCAGCAGGCGAAACGTGTGAAAAATGCGGTTCAGAAATGGTTTATAAAATGGGGCGTTATGGGAAATTTATGGCGTGTTCCAATTTTCCAGACTGCCGCAATACAAAGGCGATTGTGAAAGACATTGGCGTGAAGTGTCCAACCTGTAAAGAGGGCAATATTGTTGAACGTAAAAGTAAGAAACGTCGAATCTTTTATGGCTGCGATCGCTATCCTGAATGTGAATTCGTTTCATGGGATAAACCGATCTCACGACCATGTCCAAAATGTAGTTCCTTACTCGTTGAAAAGAAATTGAAAAAAGGTGTTCAAGTGCAATGCGTTTCATGTGATTATTCTGAAAAAGATACTAACTAA
- the dprA gene encoding DNA-processing protein DprA, translating into MTWSKLSQLILKDPSLTRIFSMSLTQLSSLFYPTLPSPQAFYQDLHRHSPEDTLHLYSKDHIQAISYVDPEYPIQLKQIYDPPWVILVKGNIQLLRTAKTLGVVGTRQPTELGIKSIQTLFPELIENNFTIVSGMAKGIDRLAHIEAIKQNGKTIAVMGSGFQYIYPKENLALYEHLVTEHVVITEYPPSTPPQKWQFPARNRLISGLSRGLLVIEAAQRSGSLISADQALEQGRNVFATPGPLFSPLSIGTNFLIQQGAKLVLTAEDIIEEYEVD; encoded by the coding sequence ATGACTTGGTCTAAGCTCTCTCAACTAATTTTGAAAGATCCTTCGCTTACTCGCATTTTCTCTATGTCTCTCACGCAACTATCCTCTTTGTTTTATCCGACTCTTCCAAGTCCACAAGCTTTTTATCAAGATCTTCATCGACATTCTCCAGAAGACACGCTTCATCTATATTCTAAGGATCACATACAGGCTATCAGTTATGTAGACCCTGAGTATCCGATACAATTAAAGCAAATCTATGACCCGCCTTGGGTGATCTTAGTCAAAGGGAACATTCAACTGTTACGTACGGCAAAAACATTGGGTGTAGTCGGAACAAGACAACCTACAGAGCTTGGAATCAAAAGTATTCAAACGTTGTTTCCAGAACTCATTGAAAATAATTTTACAATCGTTAGTGGAATGGCTAAAGGAATCGATCGGCTTGCTCATATTGAAGCAATCAAACAAAATGGTAAAACGATTGCGGTTATGGGATCTGGGTTTCAGTACATTTACCCGAAAGAAAATCTGGCACTTTATGAACATCTTGTGACAGAGCATGTGGTTATAACCGAATATCCCCCTTCAACACCTCCCCAAAAGTGGCAGTTTCCAGCACGAAATCGACTGATAAGCGGATTATCAAGAGGCTTACTTGTGATTGAAGCAGCCCAGCGTAGTGGGTCGTTAATAAGTGCAGATCAAGCACTTGAACAAGGAAGAAATGTATTTGCCACTCCCGGCCCCCTTTTTTCTCCTTTATCTATAGGCACCAATTTCTTAATTCAACAAGGAGCAAAGTTAGTATTAACGGCAGAAGATATTATCGAAGAATATGAAGTAGATTAA
- the sucD gene encoding succinate--CoA ligase subunit alpha, with the protein MSILINKDTKVLVQGITGATGLFHTQQAVEYGTNIVGGVTPGKGGTEIEGIPVFNTVEEAVQATGANASVIYVPPAFAADAIMEAADAGIELAICITEGIPVLDMVDVRRYLEGKNTRLIGPNCPGVITPEECKIGIMPGYIHKKGHVGVVSRSGTLTYEAVHQLSTAGIGQSSAVGIGGDPVNGTDFIDTLKLFNEDPDTYAVIMIGEIGGTAEEEAAEWVKANMTKPVVGFIGGKTAPPGKRMGHAGAIISGGKGTASEKIKTLESCGIKVAATPSDMGDTLVAALKENNLLEACTTHEATK; encoded by the coding sequence ATGAGTATCCTCATTAATAAAGATACAAAAGTACTTGTTCAAGGAATTACAGGAGCAACAGGTCTTTTTCATACACAACAAGCCGTTGAATACGGTACAAACATTGTCGGTGGAGTTACACCTGGTAAGGGTGGAACTGAGATTGAAGGCATTCCAGTATTTAATACTGTAGAGGAAGCTGTTCAAGCAACTGGAGCAAATGCTTCAGTGATCTACGTACCACCTGCTTTTGCAGCAGATGCGATTATGGAAGCAGCGGACGCAGGCATTGAGCTAGCGATTTGTATCACAGAAGGCATTCCAGTACTTGATATGGTAGATGTAAGACGCTATCTAGAAGGAAAGAATACTCGCTTGATCGGACCGAACTGCCCTGGTGTTATTACACCTGAAGAATGTAAGATCGGTATTATGCCAGGATACATTCACAAAAAAGGTCATGTAGGTGTTGTTTCAAGATCTGGTACATTAACATATGAAGCGGTTCACCAACTATCTACTGCAGGTATTGGTCAATCTTCAGCTGTAGGAATCGGTGGAGATCCTGTAAATGGAACAGACTTTATCGATACTCTTAAACTATTTAATGAAGACCCAGATACGTATGCTGTCATCATGATTGGTGAAATCGGCGGAACAGCTGAAGAAGAAGCGGCTGAATGGGTGAAGGCAAACATGACTAAACCTGTAGTCGGCTTTATCGGCGGGAAAACAGCTCCTCCAGGAAAGCGTATGGGCCATGCTGGTGCGATCATTTCTGGTGGTAAGGGTACAGCTTCTGAGAAGATCAAAACTCTTGAAAGCTGCGGAATCAAAGTAGCTGCAACACCATCTGATATGGGTGATACACTCGTTGCTGCACTTAAGGAAAACAACTTACTTGAAGCGTGTACAACACACGAAGCAACGAAGTAA
- the sucC gene encoding ADP-forming succinate--CoA ligase subunit beta, whose protein sequence is MNIHEYQGKELLRQYGVAVPNGKVAFSVEEAVSAAKDLGSSVSVVKAQIHAGGRGKAGGVKVAKNLDEVRTYAEEILGKVLVTHQTGPEGKEVKRLLVEEGCDIKNEYYIGLVLDRATSSVVMMASEEGGTEIEEVAEATPEKIFKEVIDPAVGLQGFQARRLAFNINIPKELVGQAVKFMLGLYKVFVEKDCSIAEINPLVTTGDGKVMALDAKMNFDSNALYRQKDVLEFRDLEEEDVKEIEASKHDLSYISLDGNIGCMVNGAGLAMATMDIIKHYSGDPANFLDVGGGATAEKVTEAFKIILSDTNVKGIFVNIFGGIMKCDVIAEGVIAATKEVGLEIPLVVRLEGTNVELGKKILKDSGLNITAADSMADGAQKIVALVK, encoded by the coding sequence ATGAATATCCATGAGTATCAAGGGAAAGAGCTTCTTCGCCAATATGGCGTAGCAGTTCCGAACGGCAAGGTTGCGTTCTCTGTAGAAGAAGCTGTTTCTGCAGCGAAGGATTTAGGCTCTAGCGTATCTGTTGTGAAAGCACAGATTCATGCAGGTGGCCGTGGTAAGGCTGGTGGAGTGAAGGTCGCCAAGAATCTCGATGAAGTACGTACATACGCAGAAGAGATTTTGGGGAAGGTTCTTGTGACTCATCAAACTGGTCCTGAAGGCAAAGAAGTTAAGCGCTTACTTGTTGAGGAAGGCTGCGACATCAAAAATGAGTACTACATTGGACTTGTTTTAGATCGCGCGACATCAAGCGTTGTTATGATGGCCTCTGAAGAAGGCGGAACAGAAATTGAGGAAGTAGCTGAGGCTACACCTGAAAAAATCTTCAAGGAAGTAATCGATCCGGCTGTAGGTCTTCAAGGCTTCCAAGCTCGTCGTCTTGCTTTTAACATTAATATTCCTAAAGAACTTGTTGGTCAAGCTGTTAAGTTTATGCTTGGTTTATACAAAGTCTTTGTTGAAAAAGATTGCTCCATTGCTGAAATTAACCCGCTTGTTACAACTGGCGACGGGAAAGTAATGGCTCTTGACGCTAAAATGAACTTCGACTCAAATGCTTTATATAGACAAAAAGATGTTCTTGAATTCCGTGATCTAGAAGAAGAGGATGTAAAAGAAATCGAAGCATCTAAACATGATCTAAGCTATATTTCTTTAGATGGAAATATTGGTTGCATGGTTAACGGTGCGGGTCTAGCTATGGCTACAATGGATATCATCAAGCATTACAGTGGTGATCCAGCTAACTTCCTAGATGTAGGTGGTGGCGCTACAGCCGAAAAAGTAACAGAAGCGTTTAAAATCATCCTATCTGATACGAATGTAAAAGGAATCTTTGTTAATATCTTTGGCGGAATCATGAAATGTGATGTAATCGCTGAAGGTGTTATTGCGGCTACTAAAGAAGTTGGCCTTGAAATTCCATTAGTTGTTCGTTTAGAAGGAACAAACGTTGAACTAGGTAAGAAGATTCTTAAAGATTCTGGTTTAAATATCACCGCTGCAGATTCAATGGCTGATGGTGCACAAAAAATCGTAGCTCTAGTGAAATAG
- a CDS encoding EscU/YscU/HrcU family type III secretion system export apparatus switch protein: MNTENQKAIALQYHQDQMKAPKVVAKGTGKTATEMIEIAKSSHVPIQEDAALVELLSQLTINETIPTELYEVVAELFAFIYRVDRNQEPQSEED, from the coding sequence ATGAATACTGAAAATCAAAAAGCGATTGCGCTTCAATATCATCAAGATCAAATGAAAGCTCCTAAAGTAGTTGCGAAGGGAACGGGGAAAACTGCGACTGAGATGATTGAAATTGCAAAATCCTCACATGTCCCCATTCAAGAAGATGCGGCTCTTGTCGAATTATTAAGCCAGTTGACGATTAATGAAACCATTCCAACGGAGTTATATGAAGTTGTTGCTGAACTTTTTGCTTTTATCTACCGAGTCGATAGGAATCAAGAACCTCAATCTGAGGAAGACTAA
- a CDS encoding ribonuclease HII — translation MLNESISNIKKRLETAPHAELEEYLEILKEDKRKGVQQIIEQVRRKQEKHKQALLQHEEIQAYERDLLQKGYQAIAGIDEAGRGPIAGPVVAAAVILPSEHSLVGLNDSKKLSKKQREFFYDEIKKQAIAYAIQEIDVETIDEINIYQASKRAMQLAVEQLATKPDYLLVDAMHIPLEIEQTSLIKGDQKSLSIAAASVLAKVTRDQLMSRWDQTYPGYGFSAHSGYGTPTHLEAMRQQGVTPIHRKSFQPVKDLLG, via the coding sequence ATGCTAAATGAATCCATATCAAATATAAAAAAACGATTAGAAACGGCACCCCATGCAGAGCTTGAAGAATACCTGGAAATCCTTAAAGAAGACAAGCGTAAGGGAGTTCAACAGATAATTGAACAGGTAAGACGCAAGCAAGAAAAGCATAAGCAAGCTCTTTTACAACACGAAGAAATTCAAGCGTATGAACGCGACCTTTTGCAAAAAGGATATCAGGCTATTGCTGGTATTGATGAGGCTGGACGAGGCCCGATTGCTGGTCCTGTTGTAGCTGCTGCGGTTATTTTACCGAGTGAGCATTCATTAGTTGGCTTAAACGACTCAAAGAAGCTCTCAAAGAAACAGCGGGAGTTTTTCTATGATGAAATCAAAAAACAAGCGATTGCTTATGCAATCCAAGAAATTGACGTGGAGACGATTGATGAGATTAATATTTACCAAGCCTCTAAACGTGCGATGCAGCTTGCGGTTGAACAGCTAGCAACTAAACCTGACTATTTGTTAGTAGACGCCATGCACATTCCATTAGAAATAGAACAGACTTCATTAATCAAAGGCGATCAAAAGAGTTTAAGCATTGCAGCGGCTTCAGTGCTTGCAAAGGTTACTCGAGATCAATTGATGAGTCGCTGGGATCAAACCTATCCAGGGTATGGGTTTAGTGCTCATTCGGGGTATGGGACGCCTACTCATTTAGAAGCAATGAGACAACAAGGAGTTACCCCTATACATAGAAAGTCCTTTCAGCCAGTAAAGGATTTATTGGGGTAA
- the ylqF gene encoding ribosome biogenesis GTPase YlqF: MTIQWYPGHMAKARREVTEKLKYIDVVIELLDARAPLSSRNPVIDELAEGKPRLILLNKTDLADPAVTKAWTSYFKGNGASVISINSQNGQGTERIEAACKELAKPLFDKWESKGMKPRAIRVVILGIPNVGKSTLINRLASKRTANVGDRPGITKKQQWIKIGTSLELLDTPGILWPKFEDQGTGYRLAATGAIKDELLDFQDIALFVLTYLKKEYPTLIQARYKVDELPEDNVELFDLIGEKRGFLQKRGYIDYDKTAETVLRELRAGTIGAVTLEKPSDIEVKTV, from the coding sequence ATGACAATACAATGGTACCCTGGCCACATGGCGAAGGCTCGTCGGGAAGTTACGGAAAAACTAAAATACATTGATGTGGTTATCGAGTTATTAGATGCTCGTGCCCCGCTTTCATCTAGAAACCCGGTGATTGATGAATTAGCAGAAGGAAAACCTCGCTTAATCCTCTTAAATAAAACCGATCTAGCTGATCCTGCTGTGACAAAAGCATGGACTTCATATTTTAAGGGAAATGGAGCCTCTGTTATCTCTATTAACTCACAAAATGGGCAAGGTACGGAACGAATTGAAGCGGCTTGTAAGGAACTTGCTAAGCCATTGTTTGATAAATGGGAATCTAAAGGAATGAAACCACGAGCCATTCGTGTGGTGATACTCGGTATTCCAAACGTTGGAAAATCTACATTAATCAACCGTCTTGCGTCTAAACGAACCGCAAATGTAGGAGACCGTCCGGGTATTACAAAGAAGCAACAATGGATCAAAATTGGCACATCTCTAGAGTTGCTGGACACACCAGGGATTTTATGGCCTAAGTTTGAGGATCAAGGGACTGGCTATCGTTTAGCTGCCACCGGTGCGATCAAAGATGAGCTCCTTGATTTTCAAGACATTGCATTGTTTGTACTGACTTATTTAAAAAAGGAATATCCAACATTAATCCAAGCGCGTTATAAAGTGGACGAGCTGCCTGAGGATAATGTAGAGTTGTTTGATTTAATTGGAGAGAAACGCGGATTCCTTCAAAAGCGTGGATACATTGACTATGATAAGACGGCAGAAACGGTTCTGAGAGAGCTTCGTGCTGGAACAATTGGAGCCGTTACACTTGAAAAACCATCAGACATAGAAGTGAAAACCGTTTAA
- the lepB gene encoding signal peptidase I yields the protein MEKKRSESWEWVKAIAIALILAFVIRTFMFASVVVDGESMQPTLEPEDKLIVNKIGLQLSEPERFDIMVFHAPGGNDYIKRVIGLPGEEIEYRDDTLYVNQEPVAEPFLDEMKQHYEGEILTGDFTLEELPHSLGSVVPDDSYFVMGDNRRRSKDSRDIGAIHKEDMIGGASLTFWPIRNIKMTE from the coding sequence ATGGAAAAAAAACGATCAGAGTCTTGGGAATGGGTAAAAGCCATTGCGATTGCACTCATACTAGCATTTGTGATCCGAACCTTCATGTTTGCATCTGTTGTTGTTGATGGAGAATCCATGCAACCAACGCTTGAGCCGGAAGATAAATTGATTGTCAATAAAATTGGGTTACAGCTGAGTGAACCAGAGCGATTTGATATTATGGTTTTTCATGCTCCTGGAGGAAATGATTATATTAAACGAGTCATTGGGTTGCCAGGAGAAGAGATTGAATATAGGGATGATACCCTTTATGTTAATCAAGAACCTGTTGCTGAACCATTTCTTGATGAGATGAAACAGCATTACGAAGGAGAAATTTTGACTGGTGACTTTACGTTAGAAGAGCTACCGCATTCACTTGGCTCAGTTGTACCGGACGATTCCTACTTTGTAATGGGAGATAATCGTAGACGAAGTAAGGATAGCCGCGACATTGGGGCTATTCATAAAGAAGATATGATTGGTGGAGCGAGTCTTACGTTCTGGCCAATCCGCAATATTAAAATGACTGAGTAG
- the manA gene encoding mannose-6-phosphate isomerase, class I, with amino-acid sequence MTVHEPLFLKPVLQERIWGGTKLQTEFGYTIPSEHTGEAWVISAHPHGVSVVENGTYAGKSLKDLWENEGEIFNKPVSSTEEYPLLIKLLDAAEDLSVQVHPNDEFARNVEGVPYGKTECWYVVSAEEDSELILGHHAQSEEELTQLMESKEWDKLLRRVKVQAGDFVHVPSGTIHAIGAGIVILETQQSSDITYRVYDYERTDANGNKRELHVDRSIEVTTVPHQDATYTKQEKTVQDLTETKLVEDPYFTVYHWKLSGDATLSLTANFLQVSVIDGEGLLKVEDVEYPIRKGQHFILPSGITTYSIHGQLECMVSHT; translated from the coding sequence ATGACTGTACATGAACCATTATTTTTAAAGCCTGTATTACAAGAGCGAATTTGGGGCGGAACAAAGCTTCAAACAGAATTTGGATACACGATCCCATCAGAGCATACAGGTGAGGCCTGGGTGATCTCAGCTCATCCACATGGCGTAAGTGTCGTAGAAAATGGAACATATGCAGGGAAATCACTAAAGGATTTATGGGAAAACGAAGGGGAAATTTTTAATAAACCAGTCAGCAGTACGGAAGAATATCCACTTTTAATTAAGCTTTTAGATGCTGCCGAGGATTTATCTGTACAAGTTCATCCAAATGATGAGTTTGCAAGAAATGTTGAAGGTGTACCATACGGAAAAACGGAATGCTGGTATGTAGTGAGTGCTGAAGAAGATTCGGAGTTAATACTTGGTCATCATGCACAAAGTGAAGAGGAACTGACTCAATTAATGGAATCAAAAGAATGGGACAAGCTGCTTAGACGAGTGAAGGTGCAAGCAGGAGATTTTGTTCATGTGCCAAGTGGAACCATTCATGCGATTGGTGCAGGTATCGTCATTTTGGAAACGCAACAGAGCTCAGACATTACGTACCGAGTGTACGATTATGAGCGTACGGATGCAAATGGGAACAAACGAGAGTTACACGTGGACCGCTCGATTGAAGTAACGACAGTACCTCATCAAGATGCTACATATACGAAACAAGAGAAAACCGTTCAGGACTTAACAGAAACAAAGCTAGTAGAAGATCCGTATTTTACCGTTTATCATTGGAAGCTCAGTGGTGACGCAACTCTTTCATTAACTGCTAACTTCTTGCAAGTAAGTGTCATTGACGGCGAGGGCTTATTAAAAGTAGAAGATGTGGAATATCCAATTAGGAAAGGGCAACACTTTATCCTTCCGAGTGGAATCACAACATATTCTATACATGGTCAATTGGAATGTATGGTTTCTCATACGTAA
- a CDS encoding ROK family protein has translation MLAAIEAGGTKFVCAVGDETGNIVDKVTIPTTIPSETMKEVIAFFKKNQVTAMGVGSFGPIDIDQNSPSYGSITSTPKTAWKNYPIVQELKKEFPIPIGFNTDVNAAALGEAMLGAAKGLDSCLYITVGTGIGAGAVVQGNLLQGLSHPEMGHILVRKHPSDSFEGVCPYHNDCLEGLAAGPAIEKRWGQKGSELTNKEEVWELEGYYLAQAMMQYILILSPKKIILGGGVSHQEAVFKAIRKHLPEMLAEYIALPELKDYIVRPGLGDQAGITGALMLAKRAQNEHTNE, from the coding sequence ATGCTAGCAGCAATTGAAGCTGGAGGTACAAAGTTTGTTTGTGCAGTTGGGGATGAGACGGGGAACATCGTTGATAAAGTAACGATTCCAACAACCATTCCATCTGAAACGATGAAAGAAGTCATTGCATTTTTCAAAAAAAATCAAGTGACGGCGATGGGTGTCGGCTCATTTGGCCCGATCGATATTGATCAAAATAGTCCGAGCTACGGTAGCATCACATCTACACCTAAAACCGCTTGGAAGAACTATCCAATCGTGCAAGAACTAAAAAAAGAGTTTCCTATCCCAATCGGCTTTAACACAGATGTTAATGCAGCTGCGCTCGGCGAAGCGATGTTAGGTGCTGCAAAAGGGCTTGATAGCTGCCTGTACATTACAGTAGGAACAGGTATTGGAGCAGGAGCAGTGGTGCAAGGAAACCTGCTTCAAGGCTTGTCACACCCTGAAATGGGACATATTCTTGTACGTAAACACCCTAGTGATTCGTTTGAAGGAGTCTGCCCTTACCATAACGATTGTCTTGAAGGACTAGCAGCAGGCCCAGCCATTGAAAAACGCTGGGGGCAAAAAGGTAGTGAATTAACGAATAAAGAGGAAGTTTGGGAGCTAGAAGGCTATTATCTTGCTCAGGCAATGATGCAATACATCCTCATTCTTTCTCCTAAAAAAATCATTCTTGGCGGTGGAGTCAGTCATCAAGAGGCCGTGTTTAAAGCGATTAGAAAGCATTTACCGGAGATGCTTGCAGAGTATATCGCGCTACCTGAGCTAAAGGATTATATTGTAAGACCAGGACTTGGTGATCAGGCTGGAATAACCGGTGCTTTAATGTTAGCGAAAAGAGCTCAAAACGAGCATACGAACGAATAA